Proteins from a single region of Euwallacea similis isolate ESF13 chromosome 21, ESF131.1, whole genome shotgun sequence:
- the akirin gene encoding akirin, producing the protein MACATLKRTLDWDSVLLGGGRPTKRRRCTPLCTSPTQRERYGGSSPGSPSSSAMCSPQPSVFPDVLGSKISPEYMAENIKAELKRFQRRKQLQCTMDNSDSSGSEGIGDISPSRSEKPLFTFKQVGIICERMLRERESEIREEYDNVLTAKLAEQYEAFVKFTYDQIHRNYNSQTAPSYLS; encoded by the exons ATGGCGTGTGCAACACTGAAGAGAACGCTAGATTGGGATTCGGTACTCCTTGGAGGAGGCAGGCCGACCAAGAGGAGACGATGCACCCCTTTGTGCACTAGTCCCACTCAACGGGAGAGATATGGAGGGTCTTCACCAGGCAGCCCCAGCTCCAGTGCCATGTGCAGCCCCCAACCTTCCGTTTTTCCAGATGTACTCGGAAGTAAAATTTCTCCAG AATACATGGCTGAAAATATCAAAGCTGAGTTGAAAAGATTCCAGAGACGTAAGCAACTTCAATGCACTATGGATAACTCTGACAGTAGTGGAAGCGAAGGGATTGGAGATATTTCCCCATCACGCTCTGAGAAACcattatttactttcaaaCAG GTTGGAATCATTTGTGAGAGGATGCTTAGGGAACGAGAATCTGAGATAAGAGAAGAATATGATAATGTTTTAACTGCAAAGCTTGCCGAACAATATGAGGCCTTCGTCAAATTCACCTATGATCAAATCCACAGAAATTACAACAGCCAAACTGCACCAAGTT atttatctTAA
- the LOC136415862 gene encoding ankyrin-3, producing MGGSVSQVFQSGSALLTNGHGHKVSESTRQKIQTIFDALTANPKIGVQRLEGLFLQIPKNENILAIHDESGYNLLQKCVGANNVDLVRWLLARHSAADVNRFPCSLPLHIACLKGHEECVELLLKHGAKIDVEARMCWPGPHSSNCEERGKFCTSLQQEENCMERESRDNRPPSKLQSAIYYALDGDQVNTLIMLAQRTEDPWNGIFRTRKPLLHAACERKAWNCTEYLVQERTEEIHILKDEYYPIHYAASNDLKFLELLIDAGADTTVRTCTQQMTLLHVVLLVAHKSAEDTIATIRLLLENGCKELINVPDSLGNTPLHALIVRYALEEAQYGYDKWNKWDVLHLVRYLIQSGAKHSINHTGNSAVACVLRHVRDWDVCYELLNMLLHEGGNPNEVGRDGSVPLMVCLVPLINKDPLHHFTHNMKVCYLNCIRILLEYGANPNCSYRANLTPLHVLVFTVSENITLNCDVQKQINFEFIKNLLILLLTHELDPNVRVSARTQHILQSCMDMIQNVRDCKDIHYVYDLTLTLIQYGANPDLILSMSEAIKNHCIHPQSVWKNKMNYILYYYIMLISRKENLITDPNMLFSKIIMLLYFVMQHKPLFECLRILHTQQLSLVPGKMTEPLTYIIRDLYSRPRSLKQICRVKIHNCLNRRPGLYINKLNLPNQLKEYVLNFDP from the exons ATGGGAGGTTCTGTCAGTCAAGTTTTCCAGTCTGGAAGTGCCTTGCTGACTAACGGACATGGACATAAGGTGTCAGAGTCAACTAggcaaaaaatacaaaccaTTTTTGATGCCCTTACTGCAAATCCAAAGATAGGTGTTCAGAGATTAGAAGGATTGTTTCTTCAAATTCCCAAA aatgaaaatattttagcaatTCATGATGAGAGTGGTTATAATCTCTTACAAAAGTGTGTAGGAGCAAACAATGTAGATCTAGTCAGATGGTTGCTAGCCAGACACAGTGCAGCTGATGTAAATAGGTTTCCTTGTAGTTTACCTCTTCACATTGCTTGTTTAAAAGg tcaTGAAGAGTGTGTAGAACTTCTTCTTAAACATGGGGCAAAAATTGATGTTGAAGCCAGAATGTGCTGGCCAGGACCTCACAGCAGTAACTGTGAGGAAAGAGGGAAATTCT GTACTTCGCTACAACAAGAAGAAAATTGTATGGAGAGGGAATCCCGGGATAATAGACCACCTAGCAAATTGCAATCAGCCATCTATTATGCGCTAGATGGTGACCAAGTCAATACTTTAATAATGTTGGCACAAAGAACTGAAGATCCATGG aatgGCATCTTTCGGACACGCAAACCACTACTTCATGCCGCTTGTGAGCGAAAAGCGTGGAATTGTACCGAATACTTAGTTCAGGAAAGAACAGAGgaaattcatattttgaagGATGAATATTACCCTATTCACTACGCGGCCTCAAACGATCTCAAATTTCTAGAATTGCTTATAGATGCTGGAGCAGATACCACAGTAAGGACTTGTACTCAGCAGATGACATTGTTGCATGTTG TACTACTGGTGGCCCATAAATCAGCCGAAGACACCATAGCAACTATTCGACTCTTGCTGGAAAACGGCTGcaaagaattaataaatgtCCCTGATAGTTTAGGCAATACTCCACTTCACGCCCTCATAGTCAGGTATGCATTGGAGGAAGCCCAATATGGCTACGACAAGTGGAACAAATGGGACGTGCTCCATTTGGTACGGTATTTAATTCAGTCAGGGGCGAAGCATTCCATTAACCACACCGGCAACTCCGCGGTGGCCTGCGTTTTGAGGCATGTGAGGGATTGGGACGTGTGCTATGAGTTGCTTAACATGTTGCTTCATGAAGGCG GCAATCCAAACGAGGTGGGCCGCGATGGATCAGTGCCTTTAATGGTCTGCCTAGTTCCTTTGATCAACAAAGATCCCTTACATCACTTCACTCATAATATGAAG GTGTGCTACTTGAATTGTATTCGCATCCTCCTAGAATATGGTGCAAATCCCAACTGTAGTTACCGCGCGAATCTCACCCCCTTACACGTGCTGGTGTTCACAGTATcagaaaatattactttaaactGTGATGTGCAAAAGCAAATAAACTTcgaattcatcaaaaatttaCTCATTCTGCTCTTGACTCACGAACTTGATCCGAATGTAAGAGTCAGCGCAAGGACGCAACATATTCTTCAGTCGTGCATGGATATGATTCAGAACGTTCGGGACTGTAAAGACATTCATTACGTGTATGATTTAACTCTTACTCTAATCCAATACGGTGCCAATCCGGATTTGATATTGAGCATGTCCGAAGCAATAAAAAACCACTGTATCCACCCTCAGAGTGTCTGGAAAAATAAGATGAACTACATCCTGTACTATTACATAATGTTAATATCTCGAAAGGAGAATCTTATAACTGATCCCAACATGttgttttcgaaaataattatGTTATTGTACTTTGTTATGCAACATAAGCCCTTGTTCGAATGTTTAAGGATACTGCATACTCAACAGTTGAGTTTGGTGCCGGGGAAAATGACCGAACCTTTGACGTATATCATCAGAGATTTGTATAGTAGGCCGAGATCTTTGAAACAAATATGTAGagttaaaatacataattgCCTGAACCGTCGACCGGGATTGTATATTAATAAGCTGAATTTACCGAATCAGTTGAAGGAATacgttttaaatttcgatCCTTAA
- the EMC5 gene encoding ER membrane protein complex subunit 5 — protein MATFHKLVLIIGFVSIFHSAYSAAQHRSYLRLNELDFKQLPLDIIIQTIASFFVIMYGVLNVAGDFKEIKASADLDNKSWDTFRNIPSFYTFSHRGRSLAG, from the exons ATGGCAACTTTTCATAaacttgttttaattattggaTTTGTATCAATATTTCACTCTGCCTATTCTGCAGCCCAAC atcgATCTTACTTGAGACTGAATGAATTAGATTTCAAACAACTACCTCTAGAT ATAATCATCCAAACAATAGCAAGTTTCTTTGTAATTATGTATGGGGTGCTCAATGTCGCAGGtgattttaaggaaataaaagCATCAGCAGATTTAGATAATAAGTCATGGGACACTTTCAGAAATATTCCATCTTTCTACACGTTTTCCCATAGGGGAAGGTCATTAGCAGGCTAA
- the Bmcp gene encoding mitochondrial uncoupling protein Bmcp yields the protein MVKSGMGDRDWRPFVYGGLASCIAEFGTFPIDTTKTRLQIQGQKIDKKHSTLRYNGMVDCFLKIAKQEGFPSLYSGIWPAVLRQATYGTIKFGTYYSLKSIILEHNKGKESVSINIICAVIAGAFSSAIANPTDVLKVRMQVRGTTRNVGLVNCFKDVYTHEGISGLWRGVNPTAQRAAVIAAVELPVYDCCKSYLMNVLGDNASNHFLSSLFASVGSAIASTPIDVVRTRLMNQRKLKKAGVAVSYRIYEGTLDCFVQTFKHEGFWAFYKGFVPTLFRMGPWNIIFFVTYEQLKAIY from the exons ATGGTCAAAAGTGGAATGGGAGATAGAGATTGGCGACCTTTTGTTTATGGAGGCCTCGCAAGCTGCATAGCTGAATTTG GTACGTTTCCAATTGATACAACCAAAACTCGATTACAAATCCAAGGCcagaaaattgacaaaaagcATTCAACATTAAGGTATAATGGGATGGTAGATTGCTtccttaaaattgcaaaacaaGAAGGATTTCCGTCTTTATATTCAGG TATTTGGCCAGCAGTATTACGTCAGGCGACTTATGGAACTATTAAGTTCGGAACCTACTAttctttaaaaagtataatacTGGAACATAACAAGGGGAAGGAGAGCGTGAGCATTAACATTATCTGTGCCGTGATTGCCGGGGCCTTTTCAAGCGCCATTGCCAATCCTACTGATGTCCTTAAGGTCCGCATGCAAGTGCGGGGAACCACAAGGAATGTGGGTTTagttaattgttttaaagatGTTTATACTCACGAGGGAATCTCAGGGTTGTGGAGA GGTGTAAATCCGACGGCACAGAGAGCAGCAGTGATCGCGGCTGTTGAATTGCCAGTGTATGATTGTTGTAAAAGCTATCTTATGAATGTGCTTGGTGATAATGCCTCTAACCACTTTCT ATCTAGTCTTTTTGCCAGTGTAGGAAGTGCTATAGCTTCAACACCAATTGATGTTGTAAGG ACGCGTCTAATGAACCagagaaaactgaaaaaagcaGGAGTTGCTGTATCCTACAGAATCTATGAAGGGACACTTGATTGTtttgttcaaacttttaaGCACGAAGGTTTTTGGGCCTTTTATAAAGGATTTGTGCCCACATTATTTAGAATGGGACCTtggaatattatattctttgtGACTTATGAGCAATTGAAAGCCATTTACTAg
- the TMS1 gene encoding probable serine incorporator isoform X1 produces MGAVLGLCSAAQLACCCGSTACSLCFSACPSCKNSTSSRIMYALLLLLGTIAACITLAPGLQDALEKVPFCKNSSSSSVTFDCDDAVGYLAVYRICFILTCFFALFALMMIGVKSSRDPRAGIQNGFWGIKYLLVIGGIIGAFFIPKGSFGITWMWFGIIGGFLFILIQLILIIDFAHSWAEAWVGNYEETESKGWYYALLSITFLCYTLSLTGIVLLFVFFTRSDESSCDLNKFFISINLIFSIIVSVLSVLPTVQEKLPRSGLLQSSVVTLYVTYLTWSAVSNSPKKCNPGLWGIFGDKSSSSDFDIIGLIIWMCCVLYSSLRSASKSSKLTMSENMLTHDNGAVRGSGSDNLVVNEGTYTPITGNDGGESGDGKKVWDNEDDSVAYSWSFFHVMFALATLYVMMTLTNWYNPNSNIREIHYNVASMWVKEISSWLCLALYGWTLIAPVILRDREF; encoded by the exons ATGGGTGCAGTTCTAGGCCTTTGTTCTGCAGCTCAG ttggcCTGTTGCTGTGGAAGTACAGCTTGCTCCCTCTGCTTCTCAGCTTGCCCATCATGCAAGAACTCTACTTCATCTCGAATCATGTATGCACTGTTGTTACTCCTTGGAACTATAGCAGCTTGTATTACTTTGGCACCGGGGTTGCAAGATGCATTAGAAAAG GTTCCGTTTTGTAAAAATAGTTCAAGCTCATCAGTTACTTTTGACTGTGATGACGCAGTAGGGTATTTGGCAGTTTATagaatttgtttcattttaacaTGCTTCTTTGCATTGTTTGCTCTAATGATGATTGGCGTAAAATCATCTAGAGACCCACGTGCTGGGATTCAAAATGG cTTTTGGGGAATAAAATATCTACTTGTAATTGGAGGTATAATTGGCGCCTTTTTCATACCAAAAGGCTCCTTTGGGATCACTTGGATGTGGTTTGGCATAATAGGAGGATTTCTTTTCATTCTCATCCagttgatattaattattgattttgcTCATTCTTGGGCTGAAGCATGGGTGGGAAATTATGAGGAAACAGAGTCAAAAGGATGGTATTATGCTCTGCTCAGTATCACATTCTTATGTTACACATTGAGTCTAACAGGAATTGTCTTgttatttgtgtttttcaCCAGG tcTGATGAGTCATCCtgtgatttaaataaattctttatttccaTAAACTTGATCTTCTCTATTATTGTCAGCGTGCTGTCAGTACTACCAACAGTTCAAGAAAAATTACCTAGATCTGGGTTATTGCAATCTTCAGtggtcaccctgtatgttactTACCTCACTTGGTCTGCAGTTTCCAATTCACCAA agaaatgtAACCCGGGCTTGTGGGGAATATTTGGTGACAAGTCGAGCAGCAGCGATTTCGATATCATCGGCCTTATAATATGGATGTGCTGCGTCTTGTACTCCTCTTTAAGGTCTGCTAGCAAATCGTCAAAATTAACCATGTCTGAAAATATGTTGACTCATGACAATGGAGCAG TAAGGGGATCTGGATCGGACAATCTAGTCGTCAATGAAG GTACCTATACTCCTATCACAGGTAACGATGGAGGCGAAAGTGGAGATGGGAAGAAAGTCTGGGATAATGAAGACGATTCTGTGGCCTACAGCTGGAGTTTCTTCCATGTTATGTTTGCACTAGCCACTCTTTATGTTATGATGACGTTGACCAACTGGTATAA
- the TMS1 gene encoding probable serine incorporator isoform X3, whose product MGAVLGLCSAAQLACCCGSTACSLCFSACPSCKNSTSSRIMYALLLLLGTIAACITLAPGLQDALEKVPFCKNSSSSSVTFDCDDAVGYLAVYRICFILTCFFALFALMMIGVKSSRDPRAGIQNGFWGIKYLLVIGGIIGAFFIPKGSFGITWMWFGIIGGFLFILIQLILIIDFAHSWAEAWVGNYEETESKGWYYALLSITFLCYTLSLTGIVLLFVFFTRSDESSCDLNKFFISINLIFSIIVSVLSVLPTVQEKLPRSGLLQSSVVTLYVTYLTWSAVSNSPKKCNPGLWGIFGDKSSSSDFDIIGLIIWMCCVLYSSLRSASKSSKLTMSENMLTHDNGAGTYTPITGNDGGESGDGKKVWDNEDDSVAYSWSFFHVMFALATLYVMMTLTNWYNPNSNIREIHYNVASMWVKEISSWLCLALYGWTLIAPVILRDREF is encoded by the exons ATGGGTGCAGTTCTAGGCCTTTGTTCTGCAGCTCAG ttggcCTGTTGCTGTGGAAGTACAGCTTGCTCCCTCTGCTTCTCAGCTTGCCCATCATGCAAGAACTCTACTTCATCTCGAATCATGTATGCACTGTTGTTACTCCTTGGAACTATAGCAGCTTGTATTACTTTGGCACCGGGGTTGCAAGATGCATTAGAAAAG GTTCCGTTTTGTAAAAATAGTTCAAGCTCATCAGTTACTTTTGACTGTGATGACGCAGTAGGGTATTTGGCAGTTTATagaatttgtttcattttaacaTGCTTCTTTGCATTGTTTGCTCTAATGATGATTGGCGTAAAATCATCTAGAGACCCACGTGCTGGGATTCAAAATGG cTTTTGGGGAATAAAATATCTACTTGTAATTGGAGGTATAATTGGCGCCTTTTTCATACCAAAAGGCTCCTTTGGGATCACTTGGATGTGGTTTGGCATAATAGGAGGATTTCTTTTCATTCTCATCCagttgatattaattattgattttgcTCATTCTTGGGCTGAAGCATGGGTGGGAAATTATGAGGAAACAGAGTCAAAAGGATGGTATTATGCTCTGCTCAGTATCACATTCTTATGTTACACATTGAGTCTAACAGGAATTGTCTTgttatttgtgtttttcaCCAGG tcTGATGAGTCATCCtgtgatttaaataaattctttatttccaTAAACTTGATCTTCTCTATTATTGTCAGCGTGCTGTCAGTACTACCAACAGTTCAAGAAAAATTACCTAGATCTGGGTTATTGCAATCTTCAGtggtcaccctgtatgttactTACCTCACTTGGTCTGCAGTTTCCAATTCACCAA agaaatgtAACCCGGGCTTGTGGGGAATATTTGGTGACAAGTCGAGCAGCAGCGATTTCGATATCATCGGCCTTATAATATGGATGTGCTGCGTCTTGTACTCCTCTTTAAGGTCTGCTAGCAAATCGTCAAAATTAACCATGTCTGAAAATATGTTGACTCATGACAATGGAGCAG GTACCTATACTCCTATCACAGGTAACGATGGAGGCGAAAGTGGAGATGGGAAGAAAGTCTGGGATAATGAAGACGATTCTGTGGCCTACAGCTGGAGTTTCTTCCATGTTATGTTTGCACTAGCCACTCTTTATGTTATGATGACGTTGACCAACTGGTATAA
- the TMS1 gene encoding probable serine incorporator isoform X2, with protein sequence MGAVLGLCSAAQLACCCGSTACSLCFSACPSCKNSTSSRIMYALLLLLGTIAACITLAPGLQDALEKVPFCKNSSSSSVTFDCDDAVGYLAVYRICFILTCFFALFALMMIGVKSSRDPRAGIQNGFWGIKYLLVIGGIIGAFFIPKGSFGITWMWFGIIGGFLFILIQLILIIDFAHSWAEAWVGNYEETESKGWYYALLSITFLCYTLSLTGIVLLFVFFTRSDESSCDLNKFFISINLIFSIIVSVLSVLPTVQEKLPRSGLLQSSVVTLYVTYLTWSAVSNSPKKCNPGLWGIFGDKSSSSDFDIIGLIIWMCCVLYSSLRSASKSSKLTMSENMLTHDNGAVRGSGSDNLVVNEGNDGGESGDGKKVWDNEDDSVAYSWSFFHVMFALATLYVMMTLTNWYNPNSNIREIHYNVASMWVKEISSWLCLALYGWTLIAPVILRDREF encoded by the exons ATGGGTGCAGTTCTAGGCCTTTGTTCTGCAGCTCAG ttggcCTGTTGCTGTGGAAGTACAGCTTGCTCCCTCTGCTTCTCAGCTTGCCCATCATGCAAGAACTCTACTTCATCTCGAATCATGTATGCACTGTTGTTACTCCTTGGAACTATAGCAGCTTGTATTACTTTGGCACCGGGGTTGCAAGATGCATTAGAAAAG GTTCCGTTTTGTAAAAATAGTTCAAGCTCATCAGTTACTTTTGACTGTGATGACGCAGTAGGGTATTTGGCAGTTTATagaatttgtttcattttaacaTGCTTCTTTGCATTGTTTGCTCTAATGATGATTGGCGTAAAATCATCTAGAGACCCACGTGCTGGGATTCAAAATGG cTTTTGGGGAATAAAATATCTACTTGTAATTGGAGGTATAATTGGCGCCTTTTTCATACCAAAAGGCTCCTTTGGGATCACTTGGATGTGGTTTGGCATAATAGGAGGATTTCTTTTCATTCTCATCCagttgatattaattattgattttgcTCATTCTTGGGCTGAAGCATGGGTGGGAAATTATGAGGAAACAGAGTCAAAAGGATGGTATTATGCTCTGCTCAGTATCACATTCTTATGTTACACATTGAGTCTAACAGGAATTGTCTTgttatttgtgtttttcaCCAGG tcTGATGAGTCATCCtgtgatttaaataaattctttatttccaTAAACTTGATCTTCTCTATTATTGTCAGCGTGCTGTCAGTACTACCAACAGTTCAAGAAAAATTACCTAGATCTGGGTTATTGCAATCTTCAGtggtcaccctgtatgttactTACCTCACTTGGTCTGCAGTTTCCAATTCACCAA agaaatgtAACCCGGGCTTGTGGGGAATATTTGGTGACAAGTCGAGCAGCAGCGATTTCGATATCATCGGCCTTATAATATGGATGTGCTGCGTCTTGTACTCCTCTTTAAGGTCTGCTAGCAAATCGTCAAAATTAACCATGTCTGAAAATATGTTGACTCATGACAATGGAGCAG TAAGGGGATCTGGATCGGACAATCTAGTCGTCAATGAAG GTAACGATGGAGGCGAAAGTGGAGATGGGAAGAAAGTCTGGGATAATGAAGACGATTCTGTGGCCTACAGCTGGAGTTTCTTCCATGTTATGTTTGCACTAGCCACTCTTTATGTTATGATGACGTTGACCAACTGGTATAA